In a single window of the Gossypium hirsutum isolate 1008001.06 chromosome D02, Gossypium_hirsutum_v2.1, whole genome shotgun sequence genome:
- the LOC107936243 gene encoding cryptochrome-1 isoform X3, producing MSSGKTIVWFRRDLRIEDNPALAAAARDGSVFPVYIWCPEEEGQFYPGRVSRWWLKQSLSHLEQSLKSLGAELVMIKTQSTLSALLDCIKATEATKVVVNRLYDPVSLVRDHSIEEKLAEVGISVQSYNGDLLYEPWEIYDDEGRAFSTFDAYWDKCLNMQMEPVSLLPPWRLMPAAGTVERCTIEGLGLENELEKSSNALLGRGCSPGWSNADKALTEFVEQNLFDYSKSRFKVGASSTSLLSPYLHFGEISVRKVFRCVRMKQILWRREWKSQGEESVNLFLKAIGLREYSRYLCFNYPFTHERSLLRNMKYFPWNADANHFKVWRQGRTGYPLVDAGMRELWATGWIHNRIRVIVSSFAVKFLLLPWKWGMKYFWDTLLDADLECDILGWQYISGSLPDGQELEQLDCPQIQGSKFDSEGEYVRQWLPELARMPIEWIHHPWDAPLTVLKAAGVELGLNYPKPIIDIDKAREHLRKAIFKMWEMEAAAKSATSDQMNEDVFDNSDSIKTSAILKVIPKEKSSCLTYSSNDQRVPSFQNCNNGLLPRKRPLPVDEEKLHMDKPNKQNKEAGTSGREDLCSTAESLASKRQKSTSSTSTSIISFTVPQYCSSSDGRPFQDHESSNLNLTWHEKIDLEQTSNKNGVLRQ from the exons ATGAGTAGCGGTAAGACAATAGTTTGGTTCAGGAGGGACCTCAGGATTGAAGACAATCCTGCTTTAGCAGCTGCTGCAAGGGACGGTAGTGTATTTCCGGTTTATATATGGTGTCCTGAAGAGGAAGGGCAGTTTTACCCGGGTCGAGTTTCACGATGGTGGCTTAAGCAATCTCTTTCTCATTTGGAGCAGTCATTGAAGTCTCTTGGGGCTGAACTTGTGATGATTAAGACCCAAAGTACCCTTTCAGCTCTTTTAGATTGCATCAAAGCTACTGAGGCGACGAAAGTTGTAGTCAACCGTCTTTACG ATCCTGTTTCGCTGGTTCGTGATCATAGCATCGAAGAGAAACTAGCAGAGGTTGGCATCTCTGTGCAAAGCTATAATGGAGATTTGTTGTATGAACCATGGGAGATATACGATGATGAGGGACGAGCTTTTTCAACCTTTGATGCATATTGGGACAAGTGCTTGAACATGCAAATGGAACCGGTTTCACTTCTTCCCCCGTGGAGATTGATGCCAGCTGCAG GGACGGTTGAAAGGTGCACAATTGAAGGTTTGGGGCTTGAAAATGAATTGGAAAAATCTAGCAATGCGTTGTTAGGAAGAGGATGTTCTCCGGGTTGGAGCAATGCCGATAAGGCTCTAACTGAGTTTGTCGAACAGAATTTATTTGACTATTCGAAAAGTAGATTCAAGGTTGGGGCCAGCTCAACATCACTTTTGTCCCCATATCTTCATTTTGGAGAGATAAGTGTCAGGAAAGTTTTCCGGTGTGTACGTATGAAACAGATACTATGGCGAAGAGAATGGAAGTCTCAAGGGGAAGAGAGTGTGAATCTATTTTTAAAGGCTATCGGGCTTAGAGAATACTCTCGTTATCTTTGTTTCAACTATCCGTTCACTCATGAGAGATCGTTATTGAGAAACATGAAGTATTTTCCTTGGAATGCTGATGCGAACCATTTTAAGGTATGGAGACAAGGTCGGACAGGATATCCATTAGTGGATGCAGGAATGAGGGAGCTTTGGGCAACCGGTTGGATACACAACAGAATAAGAGTGATTGTTTCGAGTTTCGCGGTGAAGTTTCTACTTCTTCCATGGAAGTGGGGAATGAAATATTTCTGGGACACACTTCTGGATGCAGATTTGGAATGTGATATTCTTGGTTGGCAGTACATCTCCGGGAGTTTACCAGATGGTCAAGAGCTAGAACAATTAGACTGCCCGCAG ATTCAAGGCTCCAAATTTGACTCTGAAGGTGAATACGTAAGGCAATGGCTGCCAGAGTTAGCAAGGATGCCGATCGAGTGGATCCATCATCCATGGGATGCACCTCTTACCGTGCTTAAAGCTGCAGGTGTCGAGTTGGGGTTAAACTATCCTAAACCCATAATAGATATAGATAAAGCTCGAGAACATCTAAGAAAAGCTATATTTAAAATGTGGGAAATGGAAGCAGCTGCAAAATCCGCAACTTCAGATCAGATGAATGAAGATGTTTTCGATAATTCTGATAGTATCAAGACCTCTGCCATCCTGAAAGTTATCCCAAAGGAAAAGTCTTCATGTCTGACATATTCATCTAATGATCAAAGGGTGCCATCATTTCAAAACTGCAACAATGGTTTGTTGCCTAGGAAGAGACCATTACCTGTAGATGAAGAGAAGTTGCATATGGATAAACCGAATAAGCAGAATAAAGAAGCAGGGACCTCAGGAAGAGAAGACTTATGCTCGACGGCTGAATCTTTGGCATCTAAGAGGCAGAAGAGTACTAGTAGTACTAGCACTAGCATAATTTCATTCACAGTTCCACAGTATTGCTCCTCATCCGATGGCAGACcttttcaggaccacgaatcttcCAATCTCAACCTAACATGGCACGAAAAGATTGACTTGGAACAGACTTCCAACAAAAATG GAGTTTTAAGACAATAG
- the LOC107936243 gene encoding cryptochrome-1 isoform X1 translates to MSSGKTIVWFRRDLRIEDNPALAAAARDGSVFPVYIWCPEEEGQFYPGRVSRWWLKQSLSHLEQSLKSLGAELVMIKTQSTLSALLDCIKATEATKVVVNRLYDPVSLVRDHSIEEKLAEVGISVQSYNGDLLYEPWEIYDDEGRAFSTFDAYWDKCLNMQMEPVSLLPPWRLMPAAVTGTVERCTIEGLGLENELEKSSNALLGRGCSPGWSNADKALTEFVEQNLFDYSKSRFKVGASSTSLLSPYLHFGEISVRKVFRCVRMKQILWRREWKSQGEESVNLFLKAIGLREYSRYLCFNYPFTHERSLLRNMKYFPWNADANHFKVWRQGRTGYPLVDAGMRELWATGWIHNRIRVIVSSFAVKFLLLPWKWGMKYFWDTLLDADLECDILGWQYISGSLPDGQELEQLDCPQIQGSKFDSEGEYVRQWLPELARMPIEWIHHPWDAPLTVLKAAGVELGLNYPKPIIDIDKAREHLRKAIFKMWEMEAAAKSATSDQMNEDVFDNSDSIKTSAILKVIPKEKSSCLTYSSNDQRVPSFQNCNNGLLPRKRPLPVDEEKLHMDKPNKQNKEAGTSGREDLCSTAESLASKRQKSTSSTSTSIISFTVPQYCSSSDGRPFQDHESSNLNLTWHEKIDLEQTSNKNGVLRQ, encoded by the exons ATGAGTAGCGGTAAGACAATAGTTTGGTTCAGGAGGGACCTCAGGATTGAAGACAATCCTGCTTTAGCAGCTGCTGCAAGGGACGGTAGTGTATTTCCGGTTTATATATGGTGTCCTGAAGAGGAAGGGCAGTTTTACCCGGGTCGAGTTTCACGATGGTGGCTTAAGCAATCTCTTTCTCATTTGGAGCAGTCATTGAAGTCTCTTGGGGCTGAACTTGTGATGATTAAGACCCAAAGTACCCTTTCAGCTCTTTTAGATTGCATCAAAGCTACTGAGGCGACGAAAGTTGTAGTCAACCGTCTTTACG ATCCTGTTTCGCTGGTTCGTGATCATAGCATCGAAGAGAAACTAGCAGAGGTTGGCATCTCTGTGCAAAGCTATAATGGAGATTTGTTGTATGAACCATGGGAGATATACGATGATGAGGGACGAGCTTTTTCAACCTTTGATGCATATTGGGACAAGTGCTTGAACATGCAAATGGAACCGGTTTCACTTCTTCCCCCGTGGAGATTGATGCCAGCTGCAG TTACAGGGACGGTTGAAAGGTGCACAATTGAAGGTTTGGGGCTTGAAAATGAATTGGAAAAATCTAGCAATGCGTTGTTAGGAAGAGGATGTTCTCCGGGTTGGAGCAATGCCGATAAGGCTCTAACTGAGTTTGTCGAACAGAATTTATTTGACTATTCGAAAAGTAGATTCAAGGTTGGGGCCAGCTCAACATCACTTTTGTCCCCATATCTTCATTTTGGAGAGATAAGTGTCAGGAAAGTTTTCCGGTGTGTACGTATGAAACAGATACTATGGCGAAGAGAATGGAAGTCTCAAGGGGAAGAGAGTGTGAATCTATTTTTAAAGGCTATCGGGCTTAGAGAATACTCTCGTTATCTTTGTTTCAACTATCCGTTCACTCATGAGAGATCGTTATTGAGAAACATGAAGTATTTTCCTTGGAATGCTGATGCGAACCATTTTAAGGTATGGAGACAAGGTCGGACAGGATATCCATTAGTGGATGCAGGAATGAGGGAGCTTTGGGCAACCGGTTGGATACACAACAGAATAAGAGTGATTGTTTCGAGTTTCGCGGTGAAGTTTCTACTTCTTCCATGGAAGTGGGGAATGAAATATTTCTGGGACACACTTCTGGATGCAGATTTGGAATGTGATATTCTTGGTTGGCAGTACATCTCCGGGAGTTTACCAGATGGTCAAGAGCTAGAACAATTAGACTGCCCGCAG ATTCAAGGCTCCAAATTTGACTCTGAAGGTGAATACGTAAGGCAATGGCTGCCAGAGTTAGCAAGGATGCCGATCGAGTGGATCCATCATCCATGGGATGCACCTCTTACCGTGCTTAAAGCTGCAGGTGTCGAGTTGGGGTTAAACTATCCTAAACCCATAATAGATATAGATAAAGCTCGAGAACATCTAAGAAAAGCTATATTTAAAATGTGGGAAATGGAAGCAGCTGCAAAATCCGCAACTTCAGATCAGATGAATGAAGATGTTTTCGATAATTCTGATAGTATCAAGACCTCTGCCATCCTGAAAGTTATCCCAAAGGAAAAGTCTTCATGTCTGACATATTCATCTAATGATCAAAGGGTGCCATCATTTCAAAACTGCAACAATGGTTTGTTGCCTAGGAAGAGACCATTACCTGTAGATGAAGAGAAGTTGCATATGGATAAACCGAATAAGCAGAATAAAGAAGCAGGGACCTCAGGAAGAGAAGACTTATGCTCGACGGCTGAATCTTTGGCATCTAAGAGGCAGAAGAGTACTAGTAGTACTAGCACTAGCATAATTTCATTCACAGTTCCACAGTATTGCTCCTCATCCGATGGCAGACcttttcaggaccacgaatcttcCAATCTCAACCTAACATGGCACGAAAAGATTGACTTGGAACAGACTTCCAACAAAAATG GAGTTTTAAGACAATAG
- the LOC107936243 gene encoding cryptochrome-1 isoform X2: MSSGKTIVWFRRDLRIEDNPALAAAARDGSVFPVYIWCPEEEGQFYPGRVSRWWLKQSLSHLEQSLKSLGAELVMIKTQSTLSALLDCIKATEATKVVVNRLYDPVSLVRDHSIEEKLAEVGISVQSYNGDLLYEPWEIYDDEGRAFSTFDAYWDKCLNMQMEPVSLLPPWRLMPAAVTGTVERCTIEGLGLENELEKSSNALLGRGCSPGWSNADKALTEFVEQNLFDYSKSRFKVGASSTSLLSPYLHFGEISVRKVFRCVRMKQILWRREWKSQGEESVNLFLKAIGLREYSRYLCFNYPFTHERSLLRNMKYFPWNADANHFKVWRQGRTGYPLVDAGMRELWATGWIHNRIRVIVSSFAVKFLLLPWKWGMKYFWDTLLDADLECDILGWQYISGSLPDGQELEQLDCPQIQGSKFDSEGEYVRQWLPELARMPIEWIHHPWDAPLTVLKAAGVELGLNYPKPIIDIDKAREHLRKAIFKMWEMEAAAKSATSDQMNEDVFDNSDSIKTSAILKVIPKEKSSCLTYSSNDQRVPSFQNCNNGLLPRKRPLPVDEEKLHMDKPNKQNKEAGTSGREDLCSTAESLASKRQKSTSSTSTSIISFTVPQYCSSSDGRPFQDHESSNLNLTWHEKIDLEQTSNKNALQEF; this comes from the exons ATGAGTAGCGGTAAGACAATAGTTTGGTTCAGGAGGGACCTCAGGATTGAAGACAATCCTGCTTTAGCAGCTGCTGCAAGGGACGGTAGTGTATTTCCGGTTTATATATGGTGTCCTGAAGAGGAAGGGCAGTTTTACCCGGGTCGAGTTTCACGATGGTGGCTTAAGCAATCTCTTTCTCATTTGGAGCAGTCATTGAAGTCTCTTGGGGCTGAACTTGTGATGATTAAGACCCAAAGTACCCTTTCAGCTCTTTTAGATTGCATCAAAGCTACTGAGGCGACGAAAGTTGTAGTCAACCGTCTTTACG ATCCTGTTTCGCTGGTTCGTGATCATAGCATCGAAGAGAAACTAGCAGAGGTTGGCATCTCTGTGCAAAGCTATAATGGAGATTTGTTGTATGAACCATGGGAGATATACGATGATGAGGGACGAGCTTTTTCAACCTTTGATGCATATTGGGACAAGTGCTTGAACATGCAAATGGAACCGGTTTCACTTCTTCCCCCGTGGAGATTGATGCCAGCTGCAG TTACAGGGACGGTTGAAAGGTGCACAATTGAAGGTTTGGGGCTTGAAAATGAATTGGAAAAATCTAGCAATGCGTTGTTAGGAAGAGGATGTTCTCCGGGTTGGAGCAATGCCGATAAGGCTCTAACTGAGTTTGTCGAACAGAATTTATTTGACTATTCGAAAAGTAGATTCAAGGTTGGGGCCAGCTCAACATCACTTTTGTCCCCATATCTTCATTTTGGAGAGATAAGTGTCAGGAAAGTTTTCCGGTGTGTACGTATGAAACAGATACTATGGCGAAGAGAATGGAAGTCTCAAGGGGAAGAGAGTGTGAATCTATTTTTAAAGGCTATCGGGCTTAGAGAATACTCTCGTTATCTTTGTTTCAACTATCCGTTCACTCATGAGAGATCGTTATTGAGAAACATGAAGTATTTTCCTTGGAATGCTGATGCGAACCATTTTAAGGTATGGAGACAAGGTCGGACAGGATATCCATTAGTGGATGCAGGAATGAGGGAGCTTTGGGCAACCGGTTGGATACACAACAGAATAAGAGTGATTGTTTCGAGTTTCGCGGTGAAGTTTCTACTTCTTCCATGGAAGTGGGGAATGAAATATTTCTGGGACACACTTCTGGATGCAGATTTGGAATGTGATATTCTTGGTTGGCAGTACATCTCCGGGAGTTTACCAGATGGTCAAGAGCTAGAACAATTAGACTGCCCGCAG ATTCAAGGCTCCAAATTTGACTCTGAAGGTGAATACGTAAGGCAATGGCTGCCAGAGTTAGCAAGGATGCCGATCGAGTGGATCCATCATCCATGGGATGCACCTCTTACCGTGCTTAAAGCTGCAGGTGTCGAGTTGGGGTTAAACTATCCTAAACCCATAATAGATATAGATAAAGCTCGAGAACATCTAAGAAAAGCTATATTTAAAATGTGGGAAATGGAAGCAGCTGCAAAATCCGCAACTTCAGATCAGATGAATGAAGATGTTTTCGATAATTCTGATAGTATCAAGACCTCTGCCATCCTGAAAGTTATCCCAAAGGAAAAGTCTTCATGTCTGACATATTCATCTAATGATCAAAGGGTGCCATCATTTCAAAACTGCAACAATGGTTTGTTGCCTAGGAAGAGACCATTACCTGTAGATGAAGAGAAGTTGCATATGGATAAACCGAATAAGCAGAATAAAGAAGCAGGGACCTCAGGAAGAGAAGACTTATGCTCGACGGCTGAATCTTTGGCATCTAAGAGGCAGAAGAGTACTAGTAGTACTAGCACTAGCATAATTTCATTCACAGTTCCACAGTATTGCTCCTCATCCGATGGCAGACcttttcaggaccacgaatcttcCAATCTCAACCTAACATGGCACGAAAAGATTGACTTGGAACAGACTTCCAACAAAAATG CATTGCAGGAGTTTTAA
- the LOC107936243 gene encoding cryptochrome-1 isoform X4, whose amino-acid sequence MSSGKTIVWFRRDLRIEDNPALAAAARDGSVFPVYIWCPEEEGQFYPGRVSRWWLKQSLSHLEQSLKSLGAELVMIKTQSTLSALLDCIKATEATKVVVNRLYDPVSLVRDHSIEEKLAEVGISVQSYNGDLLYEPWEIYDDEGRAFSTFDAYWDKCLNMQMEPVSLLPPWRLMPAAGTVERCTIEGLGLENELEKSSNALLGRGCSPGWSNADKALTEFVEQNLFDYSKSRFKVGASSTSLLSPYLHFGEISVRKVFRCVRMKQILWRREWKSQGEESVNLFLKAIGLREYSRYLCFNYPFTHERSLLRNMKYFPWNADANHFKVWRQGRTGYPLVDAGMRELWATGWIHNRIRVIVSSFAVKFLLLPWKWGMKYFWDTLLDADLECDILGWQYISGSLPDGQELEQLDCPQIQGSKFDSEGEYVRQWLPELARMPIEWIHHPWDAPLTVLKAAGVELGLNYPKPIIDIDKAREHLRKAIFKMWEMEAAAKSATSDQMNEDVFDNSDSIKTSAILKVIPKEKSSCLTYSSNDQRVPSFQNCNNGLLPRKRPLPVDEEKLHMDKPNKQNKEAGTSGREDLCSTAESLASKRQKSTSSTSTSIISFTVPQYCSSSDGRPFQDHESSNLNLTWHEKIDLEQTSNKNALQEF is encoded by the exons ATGAGTAGCGGTAAGACAATAGTTTGGTTCAGGAGGGACCTCAGGATTGAAGACAATCCTGCTTTAGCAGCTGCTGCAAGGGACGGTAGTGTATTTCCGGTTTATATATGGTGTCCTGAAGAGGAAGGGCAGTTTTACCCGGGTCGAGTTTCACGATGGTGGCTTAAGCAATCTCTTTCTCATTTGGAGCAGTCATTGAAGTCTCTTGGGGCTGAACTTGTGATGATTAAGACCCAAAGTACCCTTTCAGCTCTTTTAGATTGCATCAAAGCTACTGAGGCGACGAAAGTTGTAGTCAACCGTCTTTACG ATCCTGTTTCGCTGGTTCGTGATCATAGCATCGAAGAGAAACTAGCAGAGGTTGGCATCTCTGTGCAAAGCTATAATGGAGATTTGTTGTATGAACCATGGGAGATATACGATGATGAGGGACGAGCTTTTTCAACCTTTGATGCATATTGGGACAAGTGCTTGAACATGCAAATGGAACCGGTTTCACTTCTTCCCCCGTGGAGATTGATGCCAGCTGCAG GGACGGTTGAAAGGTGCACAATTGAAGGTTTGGGGCTTGAAAATGAATTGGAAAAATCTAGCAATGCGTTGTTAGGAAGAGGATGTTCTCCGGGTTGGAGCAATGCCGATAAGGCTCTAACTGAGTTTGTCGAACAGAATTTATTTGACTATTCGAAAAGTAGATTCAAGGTTGGGGCCAGCTCAACATCACTTTTGTCCCCATATCTTCATTTTGGAGAGATAAGTGTCAGGAAAGTTTTCCGGTGTGTACGTATGAAACAGATACTATGGCGAAGAGAATGGAAGTCTCAAGGGGAAGAGAGTGTGAATCTATTTTTAAAGGCTATCGGGCTTAGAGAATACTCTCGTTATCTTTGTTTCAACTATCCGTTCACTCATGAGAGATCGTTATTGAGAAACATGAAGTATTTTCCTTGGAATGCTGATGCGAACCATTTTAAGGTATGGAGACAAGGTCGGACAGGATATCCATTAGTGGATGCAGGAATGAGGGAGCTTTGGGCAACCGGTTGGATACACAACAGAATAAGAGTGATTGTTTCGAGTTTCGCGGTGAAGTTTCTACTTCTTCCATGGAAGTGGGGAATGAAATATTTCTGGGACACACTTCTGGATGCAGATTTGGAATGTGATATTCTTGGTTGGCAGTACATCTCCGGGAGTTTACCAGATGGTCAAGAGCTAGAACAATTAGACTGCCCGCAG ATTCAAGGCTCCAAATTTGACTCTGAAGGTGAATACGTAAGGCAATGGCTGCCAGAGTTAGCAAGGATGCCGATCGAGTGGATCCATCATCCATGGGATGCACCTCTTACCGTGCTTAAAGCTGCAGGTGTCGAGTTGGGGTTAAACTATCCTAAACCCATAATAGATATAGATAAAGCTCGAGAACATCTAAGAAAAGCTATATTTAAAATGTGGGAAATGGAAGCAGCTGCAAAATCCGCAACTTCAGATCAGATGAATGAAGATGTTTTCGATAATTCTGATAGTATCAAGACCTCTGCCATCCTGAAAGTTATCCCAAAGGAAAAGTCTTCATGTCTGACATATTCATCTAATGATCAAAGGGTGCCATCATTTCAAAACTGCAACAATGGTTTGTTGCCTAGGAAGAGACCATTACCTGTAGATGAAGAGAAGTTGCATATGGATAAACCGAATAAGCAGAATAAAGAAGCAGGGACCTCAGGAAGAGAAGACTTATGCTCGACGGCTGAATCTTTGGCATCTAAGAGGCAGAAGAGTACTAGTAGTACTAGCACTAGCATAATTTCATTCACAGTTCCACAGTATTGCTCCTCATCCGATGGCAGACcttttcaggaccacgaatcttcCAATCTCAACCTAACATGGCACGAAAAGATTGACTTGGAACAGACTTCCAACAAAAATG CATTGCAGGAGTTTTAA
- the LOC107936243 gene encoding cryptochrome-1 isoform X5: MSSGKTIVWFRRDLRIEDNPALAAAARDGSVFPVYIWCPEEEGQFYPGRVSRWWLKQSLSHLEQSLKSLGAELVMIKTQSTLSALLDCIKATEATKVVVNRLYDPVSLVRDHSIEEKLAEVGISVQSYNGDLLYEPWEIYDDEGRAFSTFDAYWDKCLNMQMEPVSLLPPWRLMPAAGTVERCTIEGLGLENELEKSSNALLGRGCSPGWSNADKALTEFVEQNLFDYSKSRFKVGASSTSLLSPYLHFGEISVRKVFRCVRMKQILWRREWKSQGEESVNLFLKAIGLREYSRYLCFNYPFTHERSLLRNMKYFPWNADANHFKVWRQGRTGYPLVDAGMRELWATGWIHNRIRVIVSSFAVKFLLLPWKWGMKYFWDTLLDADLECDILGWQYISGSLPDGQELEQLDCPQIQGSKFDSEGEYVRQWLPELARMPIEWIHHPWDAPLTVLKAAGVELGLNYPKPIIDIDKAREHLRKAIFKMWEMEAAAKSATSDQMNEDVFDNSDSIKTSAILKVIPKEKSSCLTYSSNDQRVPSFQNCNNGLLPRKRPLPVDEEKLHMDKPNKQNKEAGTSGREDLCSTAESLASKRQKSTSSTSTSIISFTVPQYCSSSDGRPFQDHESSNLNLTWHEKIDLEQTSNKNG, encoded by the exons ATGAGTAGCGGTAAGACAATAGTTTGGTTCAGGAGGGACCTCAGGATTGAAGACAATCCTGCTTTAGCAGCTGCTGCAAGGGACGGTAGTGTATTTCCGGTTTATATATGGTGTCCTGAAGAGGAAGGGCAGTTTTACCCGGGTCGAGTTTCACGATGGTGGCTTAAGCAATCTCTTTCTCATTTGGAGCAGTCATTGAAGTCTCTTGGGGCTGAACTTGTGATGATTAAGACCCAAAGTACCCTTTCAGCTCTTTTAGATTGCATCAAAGCTACTGAGGCGACGAAAGTTGTAGTCAACCGTCTTTACG ATCCTGTTTCGCTGGTTCGTGATCATAGCATCGAAGAGAAACTAGCAGAGGTTGGCATCTCTGTGCAAAGCTATAATGGAGATTTGTTGTATGAACCATGGGAGATATACGATGATGAGGGACGAGCTTTTTCAACCTTTGATGCATATTGGGACAAGTGCTTGAACATGCAAATGGAACCGGTTTCACTTCTTCCCCCGTGGAGATTGATGCCAGCTGCAG GGACGGTTGAAAGGTGCACAATTGAAGGTTTGGGGCTTGAAAATGAATTGGAAAAATCTAGCAATGCGTTGTTAGGAAGAGGATGTTCTCCGGGTTGGAGCAATGCCGATAAGGCTCTAACTGAGTTTGTCGAACAGAATTTATTTGACTATTCGAAAAGTAGATTCAAGGTTGGGGCCAGCTCAACATCACTTTTGTCCCCATATCTTCATTTTGGAGAGATAAGTGTCAGGAAAGTTTTCCGGTGTGTACGTATGAAACAGATACTATGGCGAAGAGAATGGAAGTCTCAAGGGGAAGAGAGTGTGAATCTATTTTTAAAGGCTATCGGGCTTAGAGAATACTCTCGTTATCTTTGTTTCAACTATCCGTTCACTCATGAGAGATCGTTATTGAGAAACATGAAGTATTTTCCTTGGAATGCTGATGCGAACCATTTTAAGGTATGGAGACAAGGTCGGACAGGATATCCATTAGTGGATGCAGGAATGAGGGAGCTTTGGGCAACCGGTTGGATACACAACAGAATAAGAGTGATTGTTTCGAGTTTCGCGGTGAAGTTTCTACTTCTTCCATGGAAGTGGGGAATGAAATATTTCTGGGACACACTTCTGGATGCAGATTTGGAATGTGATATTCTTGGTTGGCAGTACATCTCCGGGAGTTTACCAGATGGTCAAGAGCTAGAACAATTAGACTGCCCGCAG ATTCAAGGCTCCAAATTTGACTCTGAAGGTGAATACGTAAGGCAATGGCTGCCAGAGTTAGCAAGGATGCCGATCGAGTGGATCCATCATCCATGGGATGCACCTCTTACCGTGCTTAAAGCTGCAGGTGTCGAGTTGGGGTTAAACTATCCTAAACCCATAATAGATATAGATAAAGCTCGAGAACATCTAAGAAAAGCTATATTTAAAATGTGGGAAATGGAAGCAGCTGCAAAATCCGCAACTTCAGATCAGATGAATGAAGATGTTTTCGATAATTCTGATAGTATCAAGACCTCTGCCATCCTGAAAGTTATCCCAAAGGAAAAGTCTTCATGTCTGACATATTCATCTAATGATCAAAGGGTGCCATCATTTCAAAACTGCAACAATGGTTTGTTGCCTAGGAAGAGACCATTACCTGTAGATGAAGAGAAGTTGCATATGGATAAACCGAATAAGCAGAATAAAGAAGCAGGGACCTCAGGAAGAGAAGACTTATGCTCGACGGCTGAATCTTTGGCATCTAAGAGGCAGAAGAGTACTAGTAGTACTAGCACTAGCATAATTTCATTCACAGTTCCACAGTATTGCTCCTCATCCGATGGCAGACcttttcaggaccacgaatcttcCAATCTCAACCTAACATGGCACGAAAAGATTGACTTGGAACAGACTTCCAACAAAAATGGTTAG
- the LOC107936242 gene encoding chromatin modification-related protein EAF6, translated as MSLGHKSSGNPAAILSSLMNKREKLQDELRNIEKQVFELETNYLQDSSHFGHVLKGFEGFLSSSKNTANLKRSRKFQPEDRLFSLSSVTSPVADELGVRQDDGRSDFGSARSKGGGLAANGQGKPKKGRTASSARDGKRTRPSSEQDFDDEDDPDMSLR; from the exons ATGTCGTTAGGGCACAAAAGTTCGGGGAATCCAGCCGCCATCCTTTCTTCTCTCATGAACAAAAGAGAAAAGCTTCAAGACGAGCTTCGCAATATCGAAAAGCAG gtttttgagtTAGAAACTAATTATTTGCAAGATTCGAGCCATTTCGGGCATGTTTTGAAAGGATTCGAAGGGTTTCTTTCTTCATCCAAGAACACAGCaaa CTTGAAGAGGTCTAGGAAATTTCAGCCTGAAGATAGATTGTTTTCTTTGTCATCAGTCACGTCACCAGTG GCTGATGAACTCGGAGTTCGACAAGATG ATGGAAGATCCGACTTCGGCTCAGCTCGGTCTAAGGGTGGAGGCTTAGCTGCCAATGGCCA aGGGAAACCAAAGAAGGGAAGGACCGCCTCATCAGCAAGAGATGGAAAGAGAACGAGGCCATCAAGCGAACAAGATTTCGATGATGAAGATGACCCTGATATGAGCTTGAGATAA